The DNA window GATGTAACCAACCTCTAAAAAAAATTGCACCTGGCTTGAGAAAATCTCATTCCCTAAAAACATATTTTGATCGAGTGCAAGTCGTTTTATAACTTCATAATATGCCTACTAACACTAGAAACTTTAGGGGTGGTATCCTAAAAAATTCACTTAAATTTTAAGTATCATTGCGACGAGGACAAGGCGGCCACTATGGAAGAGGACTTGGAAGCTTATCGATTTTCTTCTTAGCATCGTTCAAGCTCCACCAAATACAAAGAACGGTTAATGACCAAGGATAAGAAGGAACCAGAAAAGCTGAGAATTTGAAACAAAGGAAAGAATAAAGAAGAGATCCCCAACAAGACATTATTAAACTATAAGACATTTGGTACATAATTAAGGTGAATACCGAGACATCTATAGGCCGAGAAGAATCCAATTAAGCAAGATTTATTAGACATCCACCCCCAGAGCAATGTGAGCCTCGAAGATATTATTATTTACATTTTGTTTTAACCCATGTTAAACATGGATGAGTCTAGTTATCAAGAAAACTATATTATGCTTACAACTACTGCAATTAATCAAATATTTCCCCTTTTTTTTTTAACCAAAGAAAGAAAATatcattaaaacaaaagaaaaccaaTTACACTAGCGGACCAAACCAAAAACCTTTAATGAGTAATCATAATTTTAGGGGTATCCTTCTTGTCTAACAAGTTTATATTCACACAACAATGATCTTCTTTTCTAAAATCGAATCCACTTCCCTAGAGAAGTGATAGACAAAGGTAGAGTGACACTTTGGTAACTAAACCAACAAACCAAATTCAACCCAAAAAGAGAGAACGGTTGATATTGTTATTGGTTGTTGATTATAAAAAAGATGAGAGTCTAAATTAAGGTATAAATACACACCTATAACTGCTTTTATTTTAGTGGATAATTTAGCATGATCAAACTCATAtcaattttttcatatttttatcttattgttatataatttttttttgcagaTACTCATTGAGGATGAGTCCAATTGTCACCcgtcatatttttttaatcactactatagtaaaaaaaaattcattttttaaattaattgaatatatTTGATGAACCATGCTTTTATTTAAACCAAATAAATTTGTTATTTGATAACTCTGAGAAGATAATATTTTCTATAATAGTGACAAGAGACAATATAAATATTAGGATTAAATATTCTTTTGGTTTTCCTATAAATAtcttaattttgatttttagtccctataaaaaaattgagttttagtctctataaaattatttttgcacgcAGTTTTAGTCCCGCTACAGAGACTAAagctaattttaataattttgtagtGACTAACAACATATTTAAccttaaatattaatatatttaaaaataacctGGACACGACAAAATATTTCCATTTTATTTttgcattaaatataaatatattgttCATATTGGGTAAATAAAAAAAAGGCAATTCAAACCTGAGACCTTGaaaggagcacactctcaagacccaagcgtTTCACACACACACTTTTacgtcattttacatttataagttaattgaaccgctaattttaccaaacacttcaattaacttataagctatcagtctcaaccatccgttaTAAGTTATAagccatcagtcatcagccatcaatcataagctataaactatcagctagcttatcagtcaactgctatttttaccaaacagacccttagtgtaaataataaagttgtttcatttttaaatataatataaaataatgcataaaatatgtataaaaaatatacaataaCTAAATAGTGAATAATTAGCATAAAAATTTTGTTGTGAAAAAACAATATaaaggtattttttttaaatagtgaaATTTGTTTTAAACTATAAATACATGAttttaaaattacattttttcttaataaacattaaaaataaagaattataaatacgtggtttttaatatttatttgtagcaaatgttatttttcattcaATAATTTTGatctcaattttaaacaaatcacaattttgataataaaataaaattatattttattcacttttttttcttcaaattatatggtttttaatatttataaataataaacattatatttaaataaagaaatattttttctgaGCTTTACAcaaattttgttattttcatttaaataaatttatattatatttacttctttttttgaaataaaagaatatatattatatttcaaAAATCAATTACAAAGCAATGATCGACTACGTTCCAGCaccaaacaaagaaaacaaactatAGCATGAGTAAAGCAAGCTTACTCCTATACTTAGGTTTCATCCCACCTCCATGTACAATCGTATCTATAGTTTTGCTAAGAACACTACTAATATCATCTATATTGTTTCTATCAAAAACACTAGCATTTCTATAAATCCACACAACATACGCGGCTTCTGCTATAGAGATCTTTAGCATGTTTTGTGTGAATCCTTTACCTCTAGTTTGGCTCACAATCAATTTTATTTCCTCTTGCCAATTGATCGGAGTATGTTTTATGTCCAGCCATTGTAGAATTCCTTTCCATATAACAGAAGTGACCCTGCAATCTATCAATAGGGGGTTGAGATCTTCAGTAGCATTGTTGCACAAACAACACTGCTCTGTTAGAAATATCGGTGAGATCGAATGGATCCAGGCTGAATCgcgaacggaatcactttccttaaaagtatttcaagcacactctcgattgtcttagagttggaacggcctgaatacccaggataagtcagccttactcgagtctgcacaagaccggtgaagaaactcgaatgcaaggaagctgtCTGGAAAATATATTAGAGGATAATGATTTTTGTGTGTTGATTCCGAAATAACAAACTTGTATTTATAGCCCATGCAAAGTCTTGTTTCATAAGTTGCAACCCTTCATGAAACAatcaagtgccgtctacaagccgccactagcgcctctacgcccacgccctcggacccggtcccggagccggagccggtgtcgccggtggcgacaccggcgagggtgtttttggtagagacaagtggcataaggcttgggaccaccacatatgactatgtggcactttatcctctttggctCTTTTGGAATGCACATTGTTCCAAGTGATAtataaatgcttttaaagtttgctccactttctatgtgggactatttatgaagcatttattgccattctcacatttgtcattttggaacaaaaCTTGATGGAATTAATCCTTATAATTTCCAACATGCTCAACTTGCAACTGCCCTAAATGCTTCAAACTAGCTTTGGTAGCCAAACGATCCTGGCAAGCTAGCCAAGTTATGTTGAATCATTGTGCTCCAACTcacattaatattatatttacttTAAATACACTATAAAAATTGAGATATTTTAAAttgcattaaaaatataaaaactgtataaacaataaatataaaaacaaacaagGATTAATGTTTAACCCAAAATATTATATCAAGTGAACAATGAAACTGattaaattttaaatcatttctaaacatttaaaaaaaattattttatataattttatttttacatcTTTATGTgttcattatttattatttaattatttatacaaattttgatcattattttgtattctatttaaaattaaaaaaagttgttatttaatttaattaattgaatatgattttttttaagaaaataaaaaagtgaactttattttaaaataagaataaataatttttttataaagattaatcttgatttttttgaaatatctagaatcacatattttttataaaaatgaaaatttatttatgtgAGAAAAAGTTGGgaagatttatttaattttatatggataaattatgatttgataaaataaaaattatttattaccaaaagtaagagaaaactattttaagtaagaataATTTGTCCCTAACTAGTTGTTTTTAAccatcaaattaaaataatattaaaggttATAAATGAGTGTAACCATAAATATAACACATTGGTATAATTTCTtttcatcatatatatatatatatatatatatatatatatatatatatatatatatatatatatatatatatatatatatatatatatatatatatatatatataataaacttgTCATTAAATGAATATTCATTGTTGTAATTTCAATGCTCGGGACTTGGTTGTTCTTATTGATCGTTGAAAGTTTTATGGCAAATATGGGAGTGAGATCAAAAGTTTTAAAATGTAAAATTGAAGGAATAGTTTTGTGGTTGGACTAAAATACATAAACTATAATTACAATTAAATCTAAATATTGTCATGAGGAATTTAACTCCCTAAACAAAAATTGACCTTTCGAAATTGAAATTACAACTTTTCAtttttaaaagttaatatttatgTATTTGAGGTATAATCTTCTTGACAAATCCATTTAAACAAATCATGCTatatacaaaattaatttttgaaacgaaactaaaaaatatatttctaatAATTTCATATCAAATGCTCTCTCTCTCTACCATtataaataaaacttttcttttttcaaatttattaaatCATTGACTATTTAAATGATGTACTTGACCTCTATATCGATAAAATTtgtcaatttataaaatttaaatatatatataaaactataaatagaaaTATGTTACCGTATGCATTATATAGATAAATAAAGTCAAATAAAATCTGATTTTTCCATAAagtcaaattaaaattttaaaataggtaTAATAgttaacatatatatatttttaccaAAAATATAATAACTTATGGTTAAACAAATATTCACCCTTAActttgtattttgtgttgttgttatctTTACATCTATTTGCATTCTCATCTTATAAGTAGCATGAAAATATATAGCACCTTATAACAAGTTCTTACCCTAATTTCTAAAACAATGTTACCGTTTTCATCTTTTATCTTTGCTTTCTTCGCCCTTTCTAGCCTCATAGTTTGTTCTCATGCTATAAACAGTGATTTTAGTGTTGAACTCATTCACCGTGATTCTTATAAATCACCACTCTACAATCCTACACAAACTAAATTTCAACAAATTATCAATGATGCACACCGTTCCATCAATCGTTCAAATTATATCAACCAAAAAATTTCTCTTACTAAAACCAAATTTGAGTCATCTTTGACATATGATGATGGTGCGTATCTCATTAGTTATTACGATGGTACCCCGCCATTTAAGGTCTATGCTTTTTTGGATTCAGGTAGTAACCTAATATGGATTCAATGTAAGCCTTGTAATGTATGTTTTAATCAAACATCTCCTATTTTTAATCCTTCAAAATCTTCGAGTTACAAAAACATTCCATGTTATTCTAGTAGATGTAAAACTACGGAAGCAGAAACTTTTTGTTCTAAAGATAGAGATGCTTGTCAATATACATTAGGTTATGATCTTAATACAAATACACAAGGAGATCTTATTTTGGAGACAATTACTTTAAAGTCCACTTTCGGATCTATGGTTTCATTTCCTAAAATTATGATAGGATGTGGATACAACAATAGTTTTTATAGCGGCAAAAGTTCAGGTATAGTTGGTCTTGGAACTGGACCTTTGTCACTTATAAGACAATTAGGATCTTTCATTGATGAAAGATTCTCATATTGTTTAGTTGATGATACAAATGTTAATTTATCTAGCAAACTCAATTTTGGAGATGCTGCTAAAGTCTCTGGTAAAAATGTTGTTTCAACTCCCATGGTCAAACTGGTAGGAAACCAGCAAGAAGAGTATTACTATTTAACTTTGAAAGCGGTAAGCGTGGGAAGTAAAAGAATAAAGTATAAGGGGTTTAAGAATAAAGGAGTAAATGCTTCTACACATAACATCCTAATTGACTCGGGTACAACAGTAACTTTTGTTCCACGTCATTTTTACCATAAGTTGGAATCAACAGTTAAAAAAGTGGTTAAACTAGAACGCTTTCATGATGATAGTGGCAATTATAACCTTTGTTATAATAccacattaaaaaaaaacacatccAAACCACCGAATTTTCCTGTCATTACTGCCCATTTTAGTGGCGGAGATGTTAAATTAGATTCTAAGGGCTCCTTTAAATCTTTATCTAAAGAGATTAAATGCCTTGCTATTTTCCCACAAAAATATGATTTTGCAATCTTTGGAAACAAGGCACAAGTGAACTATTTAGTTGGTTATGACCTAAAAAAGAATATTGTCTCGTTCAAACCTACTGATTGTTCTAAGTATTGAATGAGAGTAAACGTTTTTACCTCGTTTACTTGTTAAattgataataaattttttattttgtttcatatCTCTTTAAGATAATCTTCAACTTtacttttaataattttattttgagcTTCATACATTTGATACGAGTCTTTATACTAATATTTATCACACATTTATGAAATTCATGAAAAGTTTTCTGACAAAAAATAGTGTATCTTATATTAATGGTGATAGGATATTTATGCTACTTTTGTACCTCATTTGAAATGCTCTAAAAACATTTATGAAATTCCTAAAGAGTTTTCTTACAGAAAATAACGTATCTTATATTAATGGTGATAGGATATTTATGCTACTTTTGTACCTTATTTGAAATGCTCTAAAAAAAAGGAATGGGTTTATCTTTTTGTCATAATTTCTCTTTAGATGTCCTGTTGTGATCTTTATGTGAATATGTTTACAAACACACAATTATATGTCTAAGTTGTTTGATGTGATAGATTTCATGTTGCCTTATAATTGCTTAGGAATGATTTTATCTTGTTTCTTGATAGATTGAAATTTTTGAAGTTATGGTGTTGGTATCAATATGAAACTTAATTGATCATTTAAGTAAATTGTATTATTGTCTTCatctaaaaactaatatttcatAATCTTATATTGAACTAGGAGAGAAGTTTATTAAATTTGGGTATGTTGATTACATATCATATTATTTTGTGATTCATCAATAATGTTGATTAGAAGAGTACTGAATTGTGTAATTACATCTGAGGTGTTAATTTTCCATTTTCaaatttcatgtgattgttgtaattattataatagttgttccaaaatgacaagagaagtgaatttgaaaaatggcaacacttcatgaagtgttgtagAATGAAACCATGCAAATTTTGAAGTGTATTGTTATAGGCCAATCATCGTGACTTTTGGTAAAAGACATTGTTTCACCAaaggtcgctaccttgtgaaacaataccaaTATGGCCTATAAATAATTCATTCTGAATTCAGAAAAACACATCACAGAAACTGAAAGTCCTCTAAATAATTCCAGAGCACTATTCGCTGCACTCGAGTTTTCGctggtcttgcgcaaactcgataaggctgaattatccagGGTATTCCTGCATTAAAAATCTAAGACAttcgagagtgcttgaaatactataaggaaagtgtttcgtacacgattctagcctcgattccatttgattgaaattaattttctaacaatcttatagtatTTTTAATAAAGGCAACCGAGGCTCATATCAAGAATCAAGAACAAAATCATTATCATAAATCCGGGTACGTTTTACTGTTTTCATGAAAATTAGAATAATGTGAAAATCATAATatcaaatttaaatatgaaattttaTTAATGGTTGATATCgaatcatagttatattatatattatgatTTTCCAATATAAATTATAGATAAATAATTATTCACATGATTCATGAATGATATTGTGATGAGACGACTTTCCATAGTAATGATTAAATGTGATTCATATTATTTGTATTGTGCATTTTTTATATGTTATTGAAATGCACCTTGATCAATTTCATCGTATAATTAAATTCTTAATTGGCATAATAATGGAAAAGTAGTAGAACTGAATATGTTTATATATGTGGAATAGATGCAGAAGGTTTTCTTTTAAGTTcaagttttttatatttattctatTCTGCATGTGCATATCTCGTTTGGGTACGATAGTTgaaattttgataaaattattatagcataaTTTAATAATAGTCAAAGTAAAGTACATTCATTCGAACAATgcgaatttgaaaataaatatatattttggtGATAATAGTTTTATCCATGCGTTAATTGTGTATGTATTAGATAATCACACATGGGTTTTGAACGTTTTAATTATTGTCttgcttttaaatattgttttgaaCGTTTTAATTATGAATCCGGTGCCTTGTTATGTATCGTGAACATAATCTATGATTGTGGCATAATGTTGTGTTATGAAAAGAAGGCAAGAACAAGTACCTTAATATTATGAACAAGTGTTTtgcttaatatttttattatgaaGCCTTTTGCTTTTGAATattctaatataaaaaaaataatgtataCATTCTATAATATATctatacatattcatacatatgGATGTACAATGACACCATAGGCTATTGAACTTGGGCCTTG is part of the Vicia villosa cultivar HV-30 ecotype Madison, WI linkage group LG2, Vvil1.0, whole genome shotgun sequence genome and encodes:
- the LOC131651413 gene encoding aspartic proteinase CDR1-like, translating into MLPFSSFIFAFFALSSLIVCSHAINSDFSVELIHRDSYKSPLYNPTQTKFQQIINDAHRSINRSNYINQKISLTKTKFESSLTYDDGAYLISYYDGTPPFKVYAFLDSGSNLIWIQCKPCNVCFNQTSPIFNPSKSSSYKNIPCYSSRCKTTEAETFCSKDRDACQYTLGYDLNTNTQGDLILETITLKSTFGSMVSFPKIMIGCGYNNSFYSGKSSGIVGLGTGPLSLIRQLGSFIDERFSYCLVDDTNVNLSSKLNFGDAAKVSGKNVVSTPMVKLVGNQQEEYYYLTLKAVSVGSKRIKYKGFKNKGVNASTHNILIDSGTTVTFVPRHFYHKLESTVKKVVKLERFHDDSGNYNLCYNTTLKKNTSKPPNFPVITAHFSGGDVKLDSKGSFKSLSKEIKCLAIFPQKYDFAIFGNKAQVNYLVGYDLKKNIVSFKPTDCSKY